CTGACAAAAATAAGAAAGCAACTGTGAATGGAATGAATCAGATGTTCCGAATTAAAAAAGGGACAGACGCCCGAGCTGATATCCAAACCTTGGTTACGGATTTAAGTAGCTTAGGAGATTTTGTTCTGATCGAAAAAGAAGTTTCAAGTGAAGTGTCAAAAATACTAAATGGGCATTTTAAGCAATTAGTCGATAAGAGTTTTCTCGAGTGCGTTGAATTATTATCCAAAAATTATAAAAGTAACAACTTCTCTTCTTGGGCAGTAGATTATTCTGCTTGTAAAAAATGTGAATTTAAGACAACCTCTCAGGATGAAAAGGAAGGTAAAAGATCGGGTTTTAACAATTGTCTTAAGACAATGGAAGCTTGGGGAAATGTTGACTTTATTAAGCCAAACATATTTGACATTTGGGATTGGAGGTATGACAAACTTGTTTCCCAAAAGAAGTTCTTTAAGAAGCAGTTGACTGAAGATGATGTTAATTTAAAAAGTGACTCAAGTAGAATTAGTAGGACGGAGCGTCAGTGGTTACAAATTGTGAAAGACAGAGAAGATGATTTAAAATTTGAGGTTTTACAATCTGAACTTAAAAAAGAAATTCGGTCAGTTAAGTACCCATTACACTTTATAGATTTTGAAACGGCAACAGTTGCTTTGCCATTTCATGAAGGTAGAAAACCATACGAAACTATAGCGTTCCAGTTTTCTCATCATATCATGTATGAGGATGGTAAAGTGGAACACGCAAATGAATACATCAATACGGAAAAGGGAGTTTTTCCTAACTTCGATTTTTTGAGAAATTTAAAAAAAGCACTTTCAGGGGATAGAGGTTCTGTTTTTAGATATTCAAGCCATGAGAACACGGTACTTAACCACATTCGTAAACAATTGGAAGATTCTACTGAGGTTGACAAGGATGAGTTAATAGAATTCATATTATTGATCACTAATCAAAAGGATAAAAGCGGCAAGAAAGTTCTTCATAAAGGAGAAAGAGATATGGTGGATTTATGTAAATGGGTGAAAGACTATTATTATAATCCTCTTACCAAGGGTTCAAATTCTTTAAAGGCTTACCTTCCTGCATCAATAAATAGTAGCTCATATCTTCAAGGGAAATATTCAAATCCAATTGGAGAAATTAACCTTAGTAGTTTGAATTTTGATACCGATAAAGTTTGGCTTAAAAGAGTAGGGGGAGTTTTTAAAGACCCATACCTAGAGCTAGAGCCAATTCACTCTGAATATGCTGATTATGATTTAGATGATTTGATATCAAGTAATGAAGAGATAAAAGATGGCGGGGCGGCTTTAGTAGCATATGCGAAATTACAGTATACCGATATGGAGCAGTTTGAAGTGGATGCTATTAAAAATGCTCTCCTTAGATATTGTGAGCTTGATACCCTCGCTATGGTAATGATTTTTGAACATTTACAAGAAATAAGCAGATAAGATGGAGAAGGAAAAGGAGAAATTTCCAGAGCATTTGGGTCATTTGAATAAGACCTTTTTGGAAGAGTTGAATTATAAATTGTGGTCTACTAAGGGAGCGAGGTTTCAAGCACATAATAGGCTAATCTCAAAAAATAATAAATCAGTTACTGCAATAGCTTTTCTAACGGCTTATTTGATAATTTTTGGACTGATTGGAGTTTATCAAAATGTTGAAGAGCCTTTTATTCCTGCTCACTATATAGGCTTTGGTAGCATGGCAGGATCTATTTTAGTGTTGATTTTTGCCCAGTTGGACGGAGCTCAAGATTATAAATTGAACGCTCATTTATATCATTTTTGTGCCCTAGAAATTGGCCAATTGTATAATCAAATAAGGATTAGGAAAACAATAGAAAATCCTATGGCTGAGTCTGATTATGAATTCTGTATCAAACTTGAAAAGAAGTATACTGATTTGCTTACCAAGTACCCCAATCATGAAGAAATAGATCACAAATTATTTATGATTTCTAAGCCGGACTATTTTAAAAACTTATCGAAGTTTCAAATTAGATTGTGGCATTTAATTTATTTCTTAAAAACCAGTCTTATTTATTATACTTTTATTTTGGCTCCGCCTGTCCTCTTTACTATATATTGGTTGTGGTATTTAAATTAGATTTTCGTAAATCTAGGTTTTACTACCTAAGGAATAGACCAACTAGTCTATGAATTATATGATTTAGCTACAGAGGAGGCAGTTTGAACCTCAAGTATCCCCATTCAAAAACACCACACGTTGCTTATCTGCTCGGTTAATAGCTTTTAAAAAGTCGACCCACTCTGAGTACATGCTTTTATCATAAGTGCCACCTTTTACAGATACTTTTCTGGTGTAATTAAGCGTATTACCTTCGCGTTTTACTTCAGATGCATAAACACCGAAAGGACTTTCTAGTAAAATAGGTTTCGGTGATTTCTCCGTTTTGTAACCTTCCGGAATATGAAATAGTATTACGTCGCTGTCTTCTACCGTATAAATGTTTGGGTTTAAGTATAGGTTGGTTTTACGGTCTTCTTTATTCAAAGGAGTTCCGTAAAAACCGCTTAAAATATTGGGCTTAAGAAATAACCTTTTACCACTTACTGCTACCAGTTTTCTTGCAGTCAGGCTCACATCTTCAGTTACTTCAGGTATTTTGTTTTTTATCTTTTCTAATTTAAAATCACCAAGCTCAAAACTCGCTAGGTCAATAGAGCCTTTTAAAAATTTAATTTGTTCGTCGTGATTATAAGAGTCTACCACATCGGCTCTTCTGCTTTGCTGAATTCCGCCATAGCTAGATGCTATTTTAAGCTTGGCATTACCATCTTCTTTTAGCCATACTTCGGCAGTTCTTTTTTGGAAGTTTTCTTGGGGTGAATATTGGATAGTATTTACTAATTCCGCCCCCTCACTTTTAACTAAAAGTCCTTTTCTGTTTCCCGTAAAACTGCCTAAAAAACCAGCAGGATTGGTTTGACTGGTACATTCTAACCAAATAGTATCTTTGACCGAAGGCACACAGGCAATCACATGATTGAAACTCATGTTTGGGAAATCTTCTAAAGGGTTAGAGAAATTTTTGCCAGCACTGATTATAACCGGATAAGCTTTAATGTCAATAGTTTTTAGAAGAGCTATGGTATAGTTTGTCAATGCTTTACAGTCGCCATAGCCTCTTTCTGCCACGCTTTTAGCTGTCATGGTTTGCCAACCGCCTATTCCCAGCTGAATACTCATATAGCGGGTGTGAGACTGCATAAACTCGTAGGTCGTTTTTACTTTTTCCTCAAAAGACATCTCTGGCTTTATGAGTTGCTTTAGCTTCGCTATTTGTTCCTCTGGTAGTTCATCTCTTTTGCTATTAAGTTCGGCATAAAATTTACCAATGTCGCTCCACGAATTCATTTCGCCTTTGTAGCCATCAATCTCAAATAGGGAGGGTGCAGTAACTAAATGAGGAACATCTTCATTTTGCGAGTAACCTTCATATTTAAACGGTTTTACATTCTCTAGGGACCATGATTTTATAAAGGGATGAGCTGTTTTCTTGACTACATCAAAGCCGGTCATACCATTTTCTTTTACCCTAAAAGGAACTTCTTTAGATTCGATACTAAACTCAGAAGACATGATGGCCGTTTTTTCGGCTGTTATGGGTACCCAGCTAGGAAAGAAAAGCATGTTTTTATCTTGCTTTTCGTAACTAAATTCTATGGTATATGGGTAGTCGATATTAAGGTTTGAAAAATCGGCTACTTTTACTCTTCCGTCTGAAACACCTTCTGAAAATCCACTCAAAGCATAGTCTTCCACATCTTTACCTCGTAGGTTTTTAATTTCTTTGCCTTGAGCATCATAAAGAATGCCTTCAATCTTTCTGACCTTGGAAAAATCGTCATAATAGGCTCTGAATAACTCGTGCTCTTCAGCACCTCGGGCATTCATTATAGTGATGGCCCAGTGTCTTTTGGTATTAGATTCCTTGGTCGATTCTATAAGAAATTCTGTTTTGTCAAAGCGAATAACTGCATCGGCAGATTCCATCAATTCTTCTGGGATTTGGCTAACTGCTAAATCTTGTGCAAATGACAGATTTGATAAACTAGCGACTATAATTAAGAGGGCTACTTTGGTCATTCTTTATTCGTTTTTTGATAAAACAATTTGTTCAGCATGCTTGCTTACAATACGGTCATAAAACTCTTTTAAAAGCACATAGTCGTTTGCAGGGAAAACCGCTTTTTTTAATGTAATATTTGAAATGACTTTAACCTTTCCTTCGCTAATAGAGCAGCTGTATATAAAACGTCCACCGTTATTAGGGAGTTTTAAATGAATAGGCTCAGGCATTTCTTCGGCTTCGAATCCTTCTGGGATTTCTAAGGAAATGCTGTAGTTATGTGTGGTCAAATGAGCAAAGTCTACCGGAAAATCTCTGGTTTTACTTTTGAATGGATTCTCACTAATTTGTCCAAATACCATGGGGTTGAGGTAAATCATGTCTTCCATGATGCCTCCGTCTTCTTTTACAAAAGAAAACGAGTTTATAGCGGGACTATAAACGTTTTGGATAGAATTGAGTGTGAAATTGTCAATTTCCCAATCTGCAAAAGTTTTAGTAATTCCTTCACGATAGCCATCTTCTCCAAGCTCTTTTACGTTATCTCTGATTCTTTTGGCTGCGTAGCCATCGCTACTGTTTTTGTAGTTTCCTATCAAACTGGCGTTTTCTAAATCAAAACTTGCTTCTACCTCTTCCAACTCCGAAAACTTCCCTTTAGTTTTTATATCTACAAATTCGCCTTTTCCTCTTTTTATTTCTCGGCCTTGGGCAGAGAGGCATCTATTGGGTAAAGTTCCCATGGGTAATAATGGATCTGTTACATCTATAAAGAGTTTATCAATGCCTATTCTTAGCGAAACAATGGTATAGTTGAACCTGTCAAGAAGGGGATAAATGGTATTTATTCTACCATTTCTACGGGTACTGATAATGACGGGGTGTGCATCTAATCCTGCTGCCTGAAATAGGCCTAAAGCCAGCAAGTTTAAAGCGGAAGCTGTACCTTTCTTTTCTTTTAAAACATCTTTTATTTTTCCTCCAGACCATACGCCTACGTAATCGTTCCATTGATAAGTAGCTATCATATAATCGTAAATAGCTTGGGCTCGTTCTTTTTCGTCTTCAATTTTTTTGAAAGGCTCAGCCATTTCTTGTAAGTCTGCCTTACCACTTAAATATTGAATCCAATAATCTGACTTCATGAGGGTTTCGTCTAATTCATCCCACGTAGTATTGTAATTTTTAAGAGGCTGGCCAGGTATGTCTACAGAAGAAAGCTCAAATTCTATTTTAGATATATAGTCGTTTGAGGTGGTTATAAATGACTCATTTTTAAATGCAGGAGCATCTTTTACTACAAATTTATATTGAATGGCATTTACCTTTAGCCCTGTTCCTTGAACGGTGGTGTTTACAGGTTTTTGATCATTAAAGGCAAGTGGTAAGTAGCCTCCCATAATTATTTGATAATAAAAATATCCAGGAATTTCAATGTTTAACTCGCTCCATCTAACAGGTATATCGGATTGAAAATACCAAGTACTGGGATTTGAGCTATGGTTTAAAGTAGAACGCTTAGTATAAGTGTATTCAATGATAGAACCCTCTTTTACGTCAGGTAAAGAAAATTTCATTTCAGCATAGTTGTCATCAACATCTTCATCAAAAACGGCCTTTTTGCTCATTTCAGATTTAACAACTTTACCGTTCTCAAGATTATAAGTAGCAGCTTTTATTCTGAATATTTTATCACCTGTAGTACTGGTGCCTTTATAATAAGACAAAGTAAGGTTTCCTCTACTAAGCTCTGATTTTTTTAATATGTGAACTCTTACGTGGTAAGTACTTTCAATTTCAAAACCTCGATTTGAGCTGTAAACAAACTCCGAGTTTCCTTTATCATAAATTACTACAGCATGCGGGTCGGCATCTAAGTCTTCGTAGGTGTCTTGAAAGGCCTCTGCAGTAAGTGTTCCAAATTTAGGTTCGTTGTTTTTTTGAGCAATACCTTGAGCTCCAAAAAGTAAGCAGGCTAAAAAAAGCCCGAAAGTGGTTGTCTTCATGTGAATATAAATGATTGTGAATTTGCCTATTCAAGAACAAAATTCAGACCAGAGAAGCATAATTTATGTAATTTTTCTGGGGAGAGATTTAATCTTAAGTAAAAATCAATAAAGAAGTTTTATTCAAAATGGAGTTAATTATTGTTTTTTTGAAAGGACTATTTGCTCCGCATGTTTCGCAACTATTCGGTCATAGAATTCTTTTAAGAGTACGTATTCATTGGCTGGGAAAATAGCCTTTCCCAGTAATAACCTTGACATTATGGTTACTTTAGAATTATTAACGGCACAGTTGTAAATATATCGACCACCGTTATTTGGTAGTTTTAAGTATATGGACTCAGGTACTTCTTCCACTTCAAAACCTTCAGGAATATCTAGGTCAATTCTGTAGCTCTGGTTAGTTAAGAACCCAAAGTCTATAGGAAACTCTCGGGTCTTACTTTTAAATGGATTCTCTTTTATTTTACCAAAAATCATCGGATTTAGATAAATCATATCCTCCATGATTCCGTCATCCTCTTTTACAAATGAAAATCTGTTTATGACAGCATTGTCAATTTGGTCCACTGAGTCCAGTTCAAAGTTGTTTATTTCCCAATCCGCAAGACTTTTAAATAAAGCTTGGCGGTAAACGTCTTCTCCAGACTTTTTTATACCTGAACGGATATTGTTGGCGGCATAACCTCTGCTACTAGCTGCGTAGTTTCCTATTAAGCTCGCGTTTTCTACATCAAAACTTGCTTTTACCTCTTCCAGTCCCCAATATTCACCGGTAGATTTTATGTCAACAAAGTATCCTTTGCCATCATTGATTTCTCTTCCTAGGGCCGAAAGGCATCGGTTTGGTAATACACCCATTGGTAATAATGGGTCGGTTACGTCAATGAAGAGTTTTTCGTTACCCACCATTACGGAAACAATGGTATAATTAAACCTATCCAGAAGAGGATATTCAGTTATTACTTTGCCATTATTTCTTGTACTAATAATTACAGGATTGGCGTTGAAACCAGCAGCTTGTAATATACCCATAGTGAGCAGGTTTAAGGCTGAAGCCGAACCTTTCTTTTCTTCTAATACTTTTGAGATTTCCCCTCCAGACCAAACGCCCATGTAGTCATTCCATTTATAAGTATGAACCATGAAATCATAAATGGCCTTGACCTTCTCTTTATCACCTGCTATTTTTTCAAAAGGTGCAGCCATGTTTTCCAGTTTTTCTTTGCTGCATAGGTAGTTAACCCAGTAATTTGACTTAGATACTGTTTGGTCTAGTTCGTCCCATGTAGTATTATAACTTACTTTACGTCGGCCTGGAATGCTTACAGAGGATAACTCAAATTCTACTTTAGAAACATTATCATCAGGGATGGTGGTAAATGATTCGTTTTTAAAAGCTGGAGCATTTGCTACGGCTAGTTTATAGAATAAAGTCGGGGGTTTATAATCAGTGCCAATTGTTCTGACTCTTTCGGTCTTTTGCTCGTTTATGGCTAAGGGCAAGTAGCCGCCCAATATTATTTGATAGTTAAAGAAATTAGGGATTTCAATGTTGAGTTCGCTCCATCTAACAGGTATGTCTGTTTGGAAATACCAATTTTTTGGACTCGATTGGCCGGCTAAAGTGACACGTTTTGTAAAAGTATATTCAATGATCGAACCTTCTTTTACAGCTGGCAAAGAGAACTTCTTTTCAGCATAATTTTCATTGATTTCTTCATCAAAAATGGCATTTTTATCCATTTCAGTTTTTACCACTTTGCCATGCTCAAGATTGTAAGTCGCAGCTTCTATTTTATAGAGTTTATCTCCTGTTAACTTTGTCCCCTTATAGTAATATAGGGTAATGTTTCCTCGCTCAAGTTCTGATTTTTTTAATATGTGAATTCTGACATGGTAAACGCTCTCAATTTCAAAACCTCGATTTACTTTATACATAAATTTAGATGTTTTTTTATGATGCAGTATGACGGCATGAGGGTCATTGTCTAGATCCTCATAGGTGTCTTGGAAGGCTTTTGGTAAAACAATGCCAAATTCTACTTCATAATTTTTTTGACCTATTACTTCTAAACCGCAGAGGATAAATGTAAAAAATAGCCAAAGAATACTTTTTCTCATGGGGATTAGAAGTGGTTGTGAATATGATTTAAAGATTGAAATTTAATCTAAAACTTACAAGCCTATTAAAACAATCC
This sequence is a window from Arcticibacterium luteifluviistationis. Protein-coding genes within it:
- a CDS encoding SLATT domain-containing protein; translated protein: MEELNYKLWSTKGARFQAHNRLISKNNKSVTAIAFLTAYLIIFGLIGVYQNVEEPFIPAHYIGFGSMAGSILVLIFAQLDGAQDYKLNAHLYHFCALEIGQLYNQIRIRKTIENPMAESDYEFCIKLEKKYTDLLTKYPNHEEIDHKLFMISKPDYFKNLSKFQIRLWHLIYFLKTSLIYYTFILAPPVLFTIYWLWYLN
- a CDS encoding DUF3857 domain-containing protein, giving the protein MTKVALLIIVASLSNLSFAQDLAVSQIPEELMESADAVIRFDKTEFLIESTKESNTKRHWAITIMNARGAEEHELFRAYYDDFSKVRKIEGILYDAQGKEIKNLRGKDVEDYALSGFSEGVSDGRVKVADFSNLNIDYPYTIEFSYEKQDKNMLFFPSWVPITAEKTAIMSSEFSIESKEVPFRVKENGMTGFDVVKKTAHPFIKSWSLENVKPFKYEGYSQNEDVPHLVTAPSLFEIDGYKGEMNSWSDIGKFYAELNSKRDELPEEQIAKLKQLIKPEMSFEEKVKTTYEFMQSHTRYMSIQLGIGGWQTMTAKSVAERGYGDCKALTNYTIALLKTIDIKAYPVIISAGKNFSNPLEDFPNMSFNHVIACVPSVKDTIWLECTSQTNPAGFLGSFTGNRKGLLVKSEGAELVNTIQYSPQENFQKRTAEVWLKEDGNAKLKIASSYGGIQQSRRADVVDSYNHDEQIKFLKGSIDLASFELGDFKLEKIKNKIPEVTEDVSLTARKLVAVSGKRLFLKPNILSGFYGTPLNKEDRKTNLYLNPNIYTVEDSDVILFHIPEGYKTEKSPKPILLESPFGVYASEVKREGNTLNYTRKVSVKGGTYDKSMYSEWVDFLKAINRADKQRVVFLNGDT
- a CDS encoding transglutaminase domain-containing protein; amino-acid sequence: MRKSILWLFFTFILCGLEVIGQKNYEVEFGIVLPKAFQDTYEDLDNDPHAVILHHKKTSKFMYKVNRGFEIESVYHVRIHILKKSELERGNITLYYYKGTKLTGDKLYKIEAATYNLEHGKVVKTEMDKNAIFDEEINENYAEKKFSLPAVKEGSIIEYTFTKRVTLAGQSSPKNWYFQTDIPVRWSELNIEIPNFFNYQIILGGYLPLAINEQKTERVRTIGTDYKPPTLFYKLAVANAPAFKNESFTTIPDDNVSKVEFELSSVSIPGRRKVSYNTTWDELDQTVSKSNYWVNYLCSKEKLENMAAPFEKIAGDKEKVKAIYDFMVHTYKWNDYMGVWSGGEISKVLEEKKGSASALNLLTMGILQAAGFNANPVIISTRNNGKVITEYPLLDRFNYTIVSVMVGNEKLFIDVTDPLLPMGVLPNRCLSALGREINDGKGYFVDIKSTGEYWGLEEVKASFDVENASLIGNYAASSRGYAANNIRSGIKKSGEDVYRQALFKSLADWEINNFELDSVDQIDNAVINRFSFVKEDDGIMEDMIYLNPMIFGKIKENPFKSKTREFPIDFGFLTNQSYRIDLDIPEGFEVEEVPESIYLKLPNNGGRYIYNCAVNNSKVTIMSRLLLGKAIFPANEYVLLKEFYDRIVAKHAEQIVLSKKQ
- a CDS encoding DUF2779 domain-containing protein codes for the protein MRLLTKSRFKLGLECPNKLYYTNKRDYANQKQEDPFLMALAEGGFQVEEYARMHHPGGIMIESDYNNYDYQGYHDQTQELLNQENVIIYEAAFLFEGLFIRADILEKRGNVIYLREIKAKSWGDNSFFVGVRGDIKAEWKPYLWDLAFQSYVVQKTLPSLKVVSSFVLADKNKKATVNGMNQMFRIKKGTDARADIQTLVTDLSSLGDFVLIEKEVSSEVSKILNGHFKQLVDKSFLECVELLSKNYKSNNFSSWAVDYSACKKCEFKTTSQDEKEGKRSGFNNCLKTMEAWGNVDFIKPNIFDIWDWRYDKLVSQKKFFKKQLTEDDVNLKSDSSRISRTERQWLQIVKDREDDLKFEVLQSELKKEIRSVKYPLHFIDFETATVALPFHEGRKPYETIAFQFSHHIMYEDGKVEHANEYINTEKGVFPNFDFLRNLKKALSGDRGSVFRYSSHENTVLNHIRKQLEDSTEVDKDELIEFILLITNQKDKSGKKVLHKGERDMVDLCKWVKDYYYNPLTKGSNSLKAYLPASINSSSYLQGKYSNPIGEINLSSLNFDTDKVWLKRVGGVFKDPYLELEPIHSEYADYDLDDLISSNEEIKDGGAALVAYAKLQYTDMEQFEVDAIKNALLRYCELDTLAMVMIFEHLQEISR
- a CDS encoding DUF3857 domain-containing protein, which translates into the protein MKTTTFGLFLACLLFGAQGIAQKNNEPKFGTLTAEAFQDTYEDLDADPHAVVIYDKGNSEFVYSSNRGFEIESTYHVRVHILKKSELSRGNLTLSYYKGTSTTGDKIFRIKAATYNLENGKVVKSEMSKKAVFDEDVDDNYAEMKFSLPDVKEGSIIEYTYTKRSTLNHSSNPSTWYFQSDIPVRWSELNIEIPGYFYYQIIMGGYLPLAFNDQKPVNTTVQGTGLKVNAIQYKFVVKDAPAFKNESFITTSNDYISKIEFELSSVDIPGQPLKNYNTTWDELDETLMKSDYWIQYLSGKADLQEMAEPFKKIEDEKERAQAIYDYMIATYQWNDYVGVWSGGKIKDVLKEKKGTASALNLLALGLFQAAGLDAHPVIISTRRNGRINTIYPLLDRFNYTIVSLRIGIDKLFIDVTDPLLPMGTLPNRCLSAQGREIKRGKGEFVDIKTKGKFSELEEVEASFDLENASLIGNYKNSSDGYAAKRIRDNVKELGEDGYREGITKTFADWEIDNFTLNSIQNVYSPAINSFSFVKEDGGIMEDMIYLNPMVFGQISENPFKSKTRDFPVDFAHLTTHNYSISLEIPEGFEAEEMPEPIHLKLPNNGGRFIYSCSISEGKVKVISNITLKKAVFPANDYVLLKEFYDRIVSKHAEQIVLSKNE